The genomic interval GCGCCCACTCGGCGGGGTCGTCCAGGCTGCGCAGAGCCTCCGCGACGGAGCGCACATCGGTGGGCGACGCGTAGACGGCGGCCGAACCGCCGATCTCACGGAAGATCGGGATATCCGACACGACGATGGGCGTTCCGCGCACCATCGCCTCCACGAGCGGCAGACCGAATCCCTCATCGAGCGACATCGTCGCGAGCGCGAACGCCTTGTCGAGCAGCGCCTCATACTCGTCGTCGCTCACGCCGTCGTGGATGACGAGCGCGCCCTCCGGTGCGAGCGCGGAGATGCGGTCGCGGTCGGCATCCGTGATGCGGCTCAGCAGATGCAGCCGGTACCCGGGCAGCTCGTGCAGGGCACGGGCGATGGTCTCGACGTTCTTGTACGGCATGAACGAGCCCATGTAGAGCACGTCGCGAGTCTTCGGCTGGCGCCTCGCGCGCGTGGAGGCCACGGGGTCCGCCGCGTTCGACACGATCGTGATCGACCGATCGGTGAGGCGGTGCTGTTTCATGAGCTCCCGCGTCGTCGCGGACACGGTGGCGACGGCGTCTGCGCGGTTGAGGAGCATCCGCTGCGGCCACCAGGCGAGGTGGTACAGCCGCCAGGCAAGGCGCACATACCAGGGCAGGTTCCGCGGAGGTGTGCGGTTGCGGTAGTAGATGAGGTCGTGGAGCGTCAGCACGAGGCCGTACTGACGACCCTTCGCACCGATCGTCTGCATCGGGCTGAAGAGCACATCCGGCTCGAACGCGTTGATGCGCGTCGCGATCGAGAGTTCGCGCGGGCTCGTGGGCTCGGAGCCCATGCGCCACGGCAGGTCGGGAAGCATCTCGAGCTGCCGCTCGTCGCTGATGAGCATCTCGAGCTCGTGGCCCGCCTCGGATGCGAGGGGTGCGAGCGCGCCGACGATGCGCGACGTATAGCGGCTGATGCCGTCATGTCGCGGGAATCGCACGTAGCGGCAGTCGATGAGGATCCTCACGAGGCGGCTCCGGTGCGGGGCTCGTGCGGGTGTTCGGCGAGGAAACCGCGGAGGGCATCCGCCACGGCACCCGGGGTCTCGTAGTGCGCGAGGTGGCCGACCCCCGGGATCATCACGAGGCGCGCATCCGGGTAGAGGCCGACGACGCGGTGCTGACCCGCGGCGGGCGCGATCGAGTCGGCGTCGCCGGCGATGAGCAGCGTCGGCACCGAGATGCGCGGGGCGAAGGCACCGACCTCGGTCGAGATCGACGCGCGGAAGCCCTCCGCGACCGTGCGGGAGTCCGAGAAACCGCTGAAGTAGCGCAGGTGCTCCTCGAGGATCCAGCGCCGGAGCGTGCGATCGGAGGTTGTGGCGAGGGTGCCCGTCATGAAGCGCACGATGGTGCGGCTGCCGAGCCAGGCGCGCGCCATGCGCTCCGGCATGACGCGGCTGACGCTGTAGAAGAAGCGGGTGAGCGCCATCAGCACGGGTCCGGTCGCCTCGGTCGCACGGGTCGAGATGGGGTTCACGAGCACGAGCGCGCGCGCATCGACGCCGTTCGCCAGCGCGGCCGAGGCCACCATCGATCCGAACGAGTGCCCGAGCACAACGGGGGGCGCGGCGAGCCCCGACTGGGCGATGAACTCCCCCAGCCAGCGCGCGTATCCCTCGACCGAATGGGGCGCATCCGTCATCGGCGTCGAGACCCCGAAGCCCGGCAGATCGGGGCTGATGATGCGGATCCCGTCGAGCTCGGCGACGACCGGCTCAAGGCCATGGTGATCGCCGCGATAGCCGTGCACGAGGACGACGACGTCCGCCGCATCCTCCGGGCCGTAGTCCCACACACGGGTGGTCGAGCCCAGCACGACCACCTCGCGTTCACGGACGGAATGGCGAGCGAGCGCGGCAGCATGCGGGGTGGGAAGGGGCATCACCAGAGATTCTAGGCGCGCA from Salinibacterium sp. ZJ70 carries:
- a CDS encoding glycosyltransferase family 1 protein, which codes for MRILIDCRYVRFPRHDGISRYTSRIVGALAPLASEAGHELEMLISDERQLEMLPDLPWRMGSEPTSPRELSIATRINAFEPDVLFSPMQTIGAKGRQYGLVLTLHDLIYYRNRTPPRNLPWYVRLAWRLYHLAWWPQRMLLNRADAVATVSATTRELMKQHRLTDRSITIVSNAADPVASTRARRQPKTRDVLYMGSFMPYKNVETIARALHELPGYRLHLLSRITDADRDRISALAPEGALVIHDGVSDDEYEALLDKAFALATMSLDEGFGLPLVEAMVRGTPIVVSDIPIFREIGGSAAVYASPTDVRSVAEALRSLDDPAEWARRSKSARAQATKFDWNRSARALLALLERVARENAATRAEKELAEKERSERKRTKQQNPDVS
- a CDS encoding alpha/beta fold hydrolase: MPLPTPHAAALARHSVREREVVVLGSTTRVWDYGPEDAADVVVLVHGYRGDHHGLEPVVAELDGIRIISPDLPGFGVSTPMTDAPHSVEGYARWLGEFIAQSGLAAPPVVLGHSFGSMVASAALANGVDARALVLVNPISTRATEATGPVLMALTRFFYSVSRVMPERMARAWLGSRTIVRFMTGTLATTSDRTLRRWILEEHLRYFSGFSDSRTVAEGFRASISTEVGAFAPRISVPTLLIAGDADSIAPAAGQHRVVGLYPDARLVMIPGVGHLAHYETPGAVADALRGFLAEHPHEPRTGAAS